In one window of Polaromonas naphthalenivorans CJ2 DNA:
- a CDS encoding helix-turn-helix domain-containing protein translates to MATRLGALGQQIRTRRKALRLSATVAAEAAGLSRVTLHRMEKGAPAVTMAAYLNVMAALGLDFSLSLPADPAAVAPAADHTGWIPARVRLGDYPQLKQLAWHVQGVDELTPAEALSIYERNWRHIDVAALQPHEQQLVDALRLALT, encoded by the coding sequence ATGGCCACCCGATTGGGTGCGCTGGGGCAGCAGATTCGTACCCGCCGCAAGGCACTTAGGCTCAGCGCCACGGTGGCTGCAGAGGCGGCTGGCCTGTCGCGCGTGACTTTGCACCGCATGGAAAAGGGCGCGCCCGCCGTCACCATGGCGGCCTACCTGAACGTCATGGCAGCGCTGGGGCTGGACTTCAGCCTGAGCCTGCCAGCCGACCCCGCCGCCGTTGCGCCTGCCGCCGATCACACCGGCTGGATTCCGGCGCGCGTGCGCCTGGGTGATTACCCGCAGCTCAAGCAACTCGCCTGGCATGTGCAGGGCGTGGATGAACTGACACCGGCCGAGGCGCTCAGCATTTATGAGCGCAACTGGCGCCATATCGACGTGGCAGCGCTGCAGCCGCATGAGCAACAGCTGGTCGATGCCTTGCGCCTGGCCCTGACATGA
- a CDS encoding nucleotidyl transferase AbiEii/AbiGii toxin family protein, whose amino-acid sequence MFERPHHQRIAQVLRALNAPLLRENLCLFGGGTAIALRYGEYRESVDMDFLVSSLASYRNLRQLLTNPGGIAGIVHAQAAPLEQIKEVRADQYGIRTLLRVDGQPIKFEIILEGRIQLAAPTAKDEVCGVATLSPLDMAASKLLANSDRWGDDGVFNRDVIDLAMMKPSLALLRQALLKAHGAYGQAIRQDLDKALLRLQTRQGWLERCMQAMAMVEPKAVVWQRLRALRRN is encoded by the coding sequence ATGTTTGAACGACCCCACCACCAGCGCATTGCACAGGTACTGCGCGCGCTCAATGCGCCGCTGCTGCGTGAAAACCTCTGTCTGTTTGGCGGGGGTACGGCCATCGCGCTGCGCTATGGCGAATACCGTGAGTCGGTTGACATGGACTTTCTGGTATCAAGCCTTGCCAGCTACCGCAACCTGCGCCAGTTGCTGACCAACCCCGGCGGCATTGCCGGCATTGTTCATGCCCAGGCGGCACCCTTGGAGCAAATCAAGGAGGTGCGGGCGGATCAATATGGCATTCGGACCCTGCTGCGTGTGGACGGTCAGCCCATCAAGTTCGAGATTATTTTGGAGGGCCGCATCCAGCTGGCGGCGCCGACGGCGAAAGATGAAGTCTGCGGTGTCGCCACGTTGAGCCCCCTGGACATGGCTGCGTCCAAGCTGCTGGCCAATTCAGACCGATGGGGCGACGACGGCGTATTCAACCGCGACGTAATTGACCTGGCCATGATGAAGCCGTCGCTGGCACTGCTGCGCCAGGCACTGCTGAAAGCGCACGGCGCCTATGGCCAGGCCATCCGGCAGGACTTGGACAAGGCTCTTTTGCGGCTGCAAACCCGGCAGGGCTGGCTGGAGCGCTGCATGCAGGCCATGGCCATGGTGGAACCCAAGGCCGTGGTGTGGCAGCGGCTTCGGGCGCTGCGCAGGAATTGA
- a CDS encoding DUF167 domain-containing protein has protein sequence MSRGQIRNITGESFFAWDGDVLVVNILGKPSAGKDAIGKPKGTQLKVSVTAAPLAGKATDHMVRFLAPLFGVAVADIEVVFGRENVNKQLRIRAPKKLPAVFLPPAP, from the coding sequence ATGAGCCGGGGCCAGATCCGCAACATCACGGGCGAGTCCTTCTTTGCCTGGGACGGCGACGTGCTGGTGGTCAACATCCTGGGCAAGCCCAGCGCCGGCAAGGACGCCATCGGCAAGCCCAAGGGCACACAGCTCAAGGTCAGCGTGACGGCCGCGCCGCTGGCGGGCAAGGCGACCGACCACATGGTGCGCTTTCTGGCGCCGCTGTTCGGCGTGGCCGTGGCCGACATCGAGGTGGTGTTCGGGCGCGAGAACGTCAACAAGCAGTTGCGCATCCGGGCGCCGAAAAAACTGCCGGCGGTGTTTTTGCCGCCAGCCCCGTAA
- a CDS encoding cytochrome b has protein sequence MNRQSTSHYDALSLAFHWLTAIVVTIAFILGPEGFGRLMRQGIDPATRSDIVWHETLGLTVLALTVLRLLWLALRPAAPQIPMAGWMHISAKLMHAALWALLLALPVTALLALGSESHPLTLLGGVRIDQMPLIANSAIAKLADWGEVHQFLGDAIMWLAGLHAAAAIYHHVIVKDGVLLSMLPAKRPR, from the coding sequence ATGAATCGGCAATCCACATCCCATTACGACGCACTGAGCTTGGCGTTTCATTGGCTCACGGCCATCGTCGTGACCATCGCCTTCATCCTTGGGCCGGAAGGCTTCGGGCGGCTCATGCGCCAAGGCATCGACCCTGCGACCCGAAGCGACATTGTCTGGCACGAAACCCTGGGCCTGACGGTGCTGGCGCTGACCGTGCTGCGCCTGCTGTGGCTGGCGTTGCGGCCTGCCGCACCGCAGATTCCTATGGCCGGCTGGATGCACATCTCGGCCAAACTGATGCACGCGGCGCTGTGGGCGCTGTTGCTGGCCTTGCCGGTCACGGCGCTGCTGGCGCTGGGCAGCGAGTCCCATCCGCTGACGCTGCTGGGCGGCGTGCGCATCGACCAGATGCCGCTGATTGCCAACTCCGCCATCGCAAAACTGGCCGACTGGGGCGAGGTGCATCAATTCCTGGGCGACGCCATCATGTGGCTGGCCGGGCTGCACGCCGCCGCAGCGATTTACCACCATGTCATTGTCAAGGATGGCGTTCTCTTGAGCATGCTGCCCGCCAAGCGGCCGCGCTGA
- a CDS encoding DUF2127 domain-containing protein, protein MASVQDRALKTIAAFEGLKGLAAIASGLGLLSLLHHDIRHLALELVGHFGLNPAQHFPSLFLHYVDLLNSTPVSTLMLLLCGYAALRLAEAYALWRERAWGALLGALSGGIYIPFEWRHLLHRPSLISAGVLAVNVLIVVFLAYRLWRRRVAIRSSKNSIELWG, encoded by the coding sequence ATGGCCTCGGTTCAGGACCGGGCGCTCAAAACCATCGCCGCGTTTGAAGGGCTAAAGGGCCTTGCCGCCATCGCCAGCGGCTTGGGGCTGCTGAGCCTGCTGCACCACGATATCCGGCATCTCGCGCTGGAGCTGGTCGGGCACTTCGGCCTCAATCCCGCGCAGCATTTCCCCTCGCTCTTTTTGCACTACGTTGACCTGTTGAACAGCACGCCGGTCAGCACCTTGATGCTTCTTTTGTGCGGCTATGCGGCGCTGCGCCTGGCCGAAGCCTACGCCCTGTGGCGCGAACGCGCATGGGGCGCGCTGCTGGGCGCCTTGTCGGGCGGAATCTACATTCCCTTTGAATGGCGCCACTTGCTGCATCGGCCAAGCCTCATCAGCGCAGGGGTTCTGGCGGTGAATGTATTGATCGTGGTTTTTCTGGCGTATCGCTTATGGCGCCGGCGCGTGGCAATTCGCTCAAGCAAAAATTCTATTGAACTATGGGGATGA